From a single Balneolales bacterium ANBcel1 genomic region:
- a CDS encoding FGGY family carbohydrate kinase, with protein sequence MFSIGYDIGSSAVKAALLDVKSGKTVATATWPETEMAMNSPKPGWAEQNPSDWWENIRQASAKLKEKQPKAMAAVKAVGVTYQMHGLVLVDRDQKVLRPSIIWSDSRAVEVGEKAFRALGEEFCLSRFLNSPGNFTASKLRWVQENEPDIYKRIHKMMLPGDYVVMKLSGDIQTTITGLSEGILWNFKDSSVAGELLEHWGIDPDLIPEQKDSFSPQAEVSRQASEELGIPAGIPVTYRAGDQPNNAFSLNVLHPGEVAATAGTSGVVYGVMDHPSYDPASRVNTFVHVNHKADTPRYGVLLCVNGTGILNSWLRNTMFGGRGISYKEMDDQAGEIGPGADGVMVFPFGNGAERVLENRDPGAVIRGVSFNRHNERHLFRAGQEGIVYALAYGMEIMKNMGMEMNTIKAGRANMFLSPVFREVFINTTGAELKLYDTDGAQGAARGAAAGAGLYPSVEEAFSNLELLDHQKPDPKLTSAYAQSYGRWKEFLQQLIT encoded by the coding sequence ATGTTTTCTATTGGATACGATATCGGCAGTTCCGCGGTAAAGGCGGCACTTCTGGATGTGAAAAGCGGGAAAACCGTGGCCACGGCTACCTGGCCTGAAACCGAGATGGCCATGAATTCCCCGAAGCCGGGATGGGCCGAACAGAACCCGTCCGACTGGTGGGAGAATATCAGACAGGCTTCCGCGAAACTGAAAGAAAAACAGCCGAAGGCGATGGCTGCCGTCAAGGCGGTCGGGGTGACCTACCAGATGCATGGCCTGGTGCTTGTGGACCGGGATCAGAAGGTACTACGCCCTTCGATTATCTGGAGTGACAGCCGTGCCGTGGAAGTCGGCGAAAAAGCGTTTCGAGCGCTTGGAGAGGAGTTTTGCCTGTCCCGCTTCCTTAATTCCCCCGGCAACTTTACCGCGTCCAAACTGCGCTGGGTACAGGAAAACGAGCCCGATATCTACAAGCGCATCCATAAAATGATGCTGCCGGGCGACTATGTGGTGATGAAGCTCTCCGGAGATATTCAAACCACGATTACCGGTTTGTCGGAAGGGATTCTGTGGAACTTCAAAGACAGCAGTGTTGCCGGCGAGTTGCTGGAGCACTGGGGAATTGACCCGGATCTGATCCCGGAACAGAAGGATTCTTTTTCGCCGCAGGCGGAAGTCAGCCGCCAGGCGTCCGAGGAACTCGGCATTCCCGCCGGAATCCCCGTAACCTACCGTGCGGGTGACCAGCCCAACAACGCTTTTTCGCTGAATGTGCTGCATCCCGGAGAAGTGGCCGCCACCGCCGGAACCAGTGGCGTGGTGTACGGAGTGATGGATCATCCGTCGTATGACCCGGCCTCCCGGGTGAATACGTTTGTCCACGTCAACCATAAAGCCGACACTCCCCGGTACGGAGTGCTGCTTTGCGTAAACGGAACCGGTATTCTGAACAGCTGGCTGCGCAATACGATGTTTGGCGGCAGGGGAATCTCCTACAAGGAGATGGATGACCAGGCCGGCGAAATTGGTCCGGGCGCCGACGGCGTTATGGTGTTTCCGTTTGGCAACGGCGCAGAAAGGGTGCTGGAAAATCGCGACCCGGGCGCGGTGATCCGGGGTGTATCGTTCAATCGCCACAACGAGCGGCATCTGTTCCGCGCCGGACAGGAGGGCATTGTCTATGCACTGGCCTATGGCATGGAAATTATGAAAAACATGGGCATGGAAATGAATACCATCAAGGCCGGACGTGCCAACATGTTCCTGAGCCCGGTATTTCGGGAGGTGTTTATCAATACCACTGGAGCTGAACTGAAACTCTACGATACCGATGGTGCCCAGGGAGCCGCCCGTGGCGCGGCAGCCGGGGCAGGACTCTATCCGTCGGTTGAAGAGGCCTTTTCCAATCTCGAACTGCTGGATCATCAGAAACCCGATCCGAAACTCACTTCGGCCTATGCGCAAAGCTACGGCCGTTGGAAAGAATTTCTACAACAACTGATTACTTAA
- a CDS encoding peptidylprolyl isomerase produces MTDQRFRPDTNRENLRQFYEEQKEISYYQYQTVTTHVVTFDSRDRAEEQLKRYRDGTDFHNLAPEMLVRVYYRDEDGVIRTRHSLEELPLGEIAIQLDTDEIAGPLSYQHSQQGTRYALVKCVRIREEKQLSFDISVPGGGVNEQTGL; encoded by the coding sequence ATGACCGACCAGCGCTTTCGTCCAGATACGAACAGGGAAAACCTCCGTCAATTTTATGAAGAACAAAAAGAAATTAGTTATTATCAGTATCAAACCGTAACTACCCACGTGGTGACGTTCGACAGCCGGGATCGCGCCGAAGAGCAACTGAAGCGATACCGTGACGGGACTGATTTTCACAATCTGGCCCCGGAAATGCTGGTCCGGGTGTACTATCGAGATGAAGATGGAGTCATCCGAACCCGACACAGCCTCGAAGAGCTGCCGCTGGGAGAAATCGCAATACAACTTGACACGGATGAAATCGCCGGCCCGCTATCCTACCAGCATTCGCAACAGGGAACCCGATACGCGCTTGTCAAGTGCGTCCGGATCCGGGAGGAGAAACAACTCTCCTTTGACATCTCTGTTCCCGGAGGCGGCGTCAATGAACAAACTGGATTATGA
- a CDS encoding glycoside hydrolase family 9 protein: MGNINDARSQDLKVNELDYFEAQGVNVMVFSNAPGGMFFDAKTSGVEIIHHGIRTATNGDVRMLHTPGQWDGMGELVDRTINKEENWIEAELKYPEHDFSYRVRGVSDGNGVTVTVHLDEKLPESLVGHAGFNMEFLPASYFGRNWMMDDKTGLFPRHPSGLMHEREDGLREPKPITRGSTFVLAPEDPELRVTIREATGENELMLFDGRNLAQNGWYVVRSMIPEGKSGQVIEWHLEINALPDWIRDPVITHSQVGYHPDQEKKAIIELDKNDTPESTARLVRINSDGSTTDALVAGVEKWGQYLRYNYVTFDFTEITEPGIYKVHYGDQKTKAFRIDPAVHEDTWHLTLDVFFPVQMDHVKVREAYRVWHGASHLDDAIQAPPHYEHFDLYRHEETDTDFETFEHIPGLNYGGWYDAGDYDIRTQSQYGTVQRLVHAWEDFDIYRDNTTVSQEKKYVEIHRPDGHNDIIQQIEHGTLGLIAQHRAVGHAIPGIVAGHLYQYTHLGDGITKTNNMIYDPSMDPFADERHPGDMYKPSTVAPAPDERVMENDGIRSGHFDSRWAFTTNTSALNYGSAAALAAASRALRGYNDELAEECLETALNVWEYEQGREPNLFRHGNTTGGRYENEKLKTAVELLITTGEERFAEKIRELLPDIEDRFGSNIPMLMAAMPHMDDAYVEKMRELAIEFRENYRAFEEDNPFGVPITRGGWAGSGTVMSFGINNYLLHKAFPDIIEEELVYRALNFIFGTHPGSNYSFVSAVGADSQLIAYGMNRADFSFIPGGIVPGVLVLPPDFPENKDDWPFFWGQNEYVIPMGSSYIYLVHAANDLLNNR, encoded by the coding sequence ATGGGTAACATAAACGATGCGAGGTCACAAGACCTCAAAGTAAACGAGCTGGACTATTTCGAAGCTCAGGGTGTTAATGTGATGGTTTTCAGCAATGCCCCCGGCGGCATGTTTTTCGATGCCAAAACCAGCGGTGTTGAAATCATCCATCACGGAATACGAACCGCCACCAACGGCGATGTGCGCATGCTCCATACACCCGGACAATGGGATGGTATGGGCGAGCTCGTCGACCGCACCATCAACAAGGAAGAAAACTGGATTGAAGCCGAACTGAAATATCCGGAGCATGACTTTTCTTACCGCGTTCGTGGTGTATCGGATGGAAACGGAGTGACTGTCACCGTGCACCTGGATGAAAAGCTCCCGGAATCACTCGTCGGACATGCCGGTTTCAATATGGAATTTCTGCCGGCTTCGTATTTCGGACGCAACTGGATGATGGACGACAAAACCGGCCTTTTTCCGCGACATCCCAGCGGCCTTATGCACGAGCGTGAGGATGGATTGAGAGAACCCAAACCCATCACCCGGGGAAGCACCTTTGTGCTGGCACCGGAAGACCCCGAGCTACGGGTAACCATACGTGAAGCCACCGGTGAAAACGAATTGATGCTGTTTGACGGCCGGAATCTGGCACAAAATGGCTGGTACGTTGTGCGCAGCATGATTCCCGAAGGCAAATCGGGTCAGGTGATCGAATGGCATCTGGAAATTAACGCGCTTCCTGACTGGATTCGCGATCCGGTCATTACCCATTCACAGGTGGGCTACCATCCCGATCAGGAAAAAAAGGCCATCATTGAGCTGGACAAAAACGACACCCCCGAATCGACGGCCCGCCTGGTACGCATCAACTCCGACGGCTCCACAACCGATGCGCTTGTAGCCGGTGTTGAAAAATGGGGACAGTATCTGCGCTATAACTACGTAACTTTCGATTTCACAGAGATAACCGAGCCCGGAATCTACAAGGTGCACTATGGCGATCAAAAAACGAAGGCTTTCCGGATTGACCCTGCCGTGCACGAAGACACCTGGCATCTGACGCTCGATGTCTTTTTCCCGGTCCAGATGGATCATGTCAAAGTCAGGGAAGCCTATCGCGTCTGGCACGGAGCATCTCACCTTGATGACGCCATCCAGGCTCCGCCCCATTATGAGCATTTCGACCTGTATCGCCACGAAGAGACCGATACCGATTTCGAGACCTTTGAACACATTCCGGGTCTGAACTACGGCGGATGGTACGATGCCGGTGACTACGACATTCGTACGCAGTCACAATATGGCACGGTACAACGACTGGTCCATGCCTGGGAAGATTTTGATATCTACCGGGACAACACCACGGTCAGCCAGGAAAAGAAGTATGTGGAGATCCACCGGCCGGATGGGCATAACGACATCATCCAACAGATCGAACATGGCACGCTTGGCCTGATAGCCCAGCATCGGGCTGTCGGACACGCGATTCCGGGAATTGTGGCCGGCCATCTTTACCAGTACACTCATCTGGGTGATGGCATTACCAAAACCAACAACATGATTTACGACCCCTCGATGGATCCGTTTGCTGACGAGCGCCATCCGGGTGACATGTACAAGCCCTCAACGGTAGCACCAGCCCCGGATGAGCGGGTGATGGAAAACGACGGAATCCGAAGCGGACACTTCGACAGCCGCTGGGCGTTTACAACCAATACTTCGGCTCTGAACTACGGTTCCGCCGCCGCACTCGCCGCTGCCAGCCGCGCTCTTCGCGGATATAATGACGAGCTGGCTGAAGAGTGCCTGGAAACCGCTTTGAATGTGTGGGAGTACGAGCAGGGCCGTGAGCCCAACCTCTTCCGCCATGGCAATACTACCGGCGGCCGATACGAAAATGAAAAGCTAAAAACGGCCGTAGAGCTGCTTATTACCACCGGTGAAGAGCGGTTTGCCGAAAAGATCCGCGAGCTGCTCCCGGATATTGAAGACCGTTTCGGTTCCAACATCCCCATGCTGATGGCCGCCATGCCCCACATGGATGACGCATATGTTGAAAAGATGAGGGAACTTGCCATCGAGTTTCGCGAGAACTACCGGGCCTTCGAAGAGGACAACCCGTTTGGTGTGCCGATCACCCGCGGCGGATGGGCCGGCTCCGGTACCGTGATGAGTTTCGGGATCAATAATTATCTGCTGCACAAGGCATTCCCGGATATCATCGAGGAAGAACTCGTATATCGCGCACTCAATTTCATTTTCGGAACGCACCCCGGCTCCAACTACTCGTTTGTATCGGCGGTCGGTGCCGATTCCCAGCTGATCGCTTACGGCATGAACCGGGCCGACTTCTCGTTCATTCCGGGTGGAATCGTGCCGGGTGTTCTGGTGCTTCCTCCCGATTTCCCGGAAAACAAGGACGACTGGCCGTTCTTCTGGGGACAGAACGAGTACGTGATCCCGATGGGCTCCTCGTACATCTACCTGGTCCACGCGGCCAATGATTTGCTGAACAACCGCTGA
- a CDS encoding glycoside hydrolase family 3 N-terminal domain-containing protein — protein MQNNRRSARSLFLFLLLPFIISATSGDVDYRDASLPPEVRTEALLELMTLEEKVAQVQTIWAQRERMADANGDFHPDSFDVHFPHSVGQLARPSENPFAHTRPHLGVRETVEWINDVQRHAMENTRLGIPILMHEESLHGLMAIDATSFPQAIALAGTWDRELVEEVYRIAASEIRARGANLALTPVLDVARDARWGRVEETYGEDPYLAAEMGLAAVFGFQGREERIPDDRVASVVKHFAAHGQPESGINAGPINISKRELREIHMEPFRVAIQKGRVRGVMPAYHEIDGVPTHGDIHLMQNILRDEWGFEGVTVADYGAIMQMHTMHRVANDREEAALMAMKAGVDSEMPDRQTYHLLTGLVKDGRLDESLIDRSVRRILHLKFELGLFEDPYADVDKALEITGHPDHIAFAREVAEQSMVLLQNRNDLAPLSVSDYPTIAVIGPNAADTLLGSYSGVPKTYYTVLDGITSYVGDHANVVYAQGPIITKPGHREDNEVFPPDPENDRKRLAEAISVAEKADLVILAIGGNELTGREAWAAHHPGDRPDLTLLGLQEDLVDAVGEMGVPSVALIFGARPLDLGNVAEKIDVVFQNWYLGQETGHAVANVLFGEVSPSAKLPISFPRTAGHIPAYYNYKPSARRVYLFDDVTPRYHFGYGLSYTTFEYGKPVLSDTLLADGGEVTLTIDVTNTGERSGAEIVQLYINQQYRSVTRPVKELRGFDKVYLEPGETAEVSFTITPEMFKFWNIDMEFTTEPGMVNVMVGSSSRNEDLQVTEMYLQ, from the coding sequence ATGCAGAACAACCGACGATCCGCCCGCTCCCTTTTTCTGTTTCTCCTCCTTCCCTTTATTATCTCCGCCACCTCCGGCGATGTGGATTACCGGGATGCCTCCCTGCCCCCGGAAGTGCGCACGGAAGCTCTTCTGGAGCTTATGACGCTTGAGGAGAAAGTCGCCCAGGTTCAGACGATATGGGCCCAAAGGGAGCGCATGGCCGATGCCAACGGCGATTTCCATCCCGACTCTTTCGATGTCCATTTCCCCCACAGTGTCGGACAACTCGCCCGGCCCAGCGAAAATCCGTTTGCGCACACCCGGCCCCATCTCGGTGTCCGGGAAACCGTTGAGTGGATCAACGATGTCCAGCGCCACGCGATGGAAAATACCCGCCTCGGTATCCCGATACTGATGCACGAGGAGTCGCTTCACGGCCTGATGGCCATAGACGCGACCAGTTTCCCACAGGCCATCGCGCTGGCGGGCACCTGGGACCGTGAGCTGGTGGAAGAGGTATACCGCATTGCCGCCAGTGAAATCCGGGCGCGTGGCGCCAACCTGGCCCTCACTCCCGTGCTGGATGTGGCCCGCGACGCGCGCTGGGGCCGTGTCGAGGAGACCTACGGAGAGGATCCCTACCTTGCCGCCGAAATGGGCCTCGCCGCCGTATTCGGATTTCAGGGCCGTGAAGAGCGCATTCCGGACGACCGGGTGGCATCGGTGGTCAAGCACTTTGCCGCCCATGGCCAGCCCGAGAGCGGCATCAACGCGGGACCGATTAATATTTCGAAACGGGAGCTTCGTGAAATCCACATGGAACCGTTCCGGGTCGCGATCCAGAAGGGCCGGGTGCGCGGGGTGATGCCGGCTTATCACGAAATCGACGGTGTTCCCACCCATGGCGACATCCACCTTATGCAGAACATTCTGCGCGATGAGTGGGGGTTTGAGGGCGTCACGGTTGCCGACTACGGCGCCATCATGCAGATGCATACCATGCACCGCGTAGCCAATGACCGGGAAGAGGCCGCTCTTATGGCGATGAAAGCCGGTGTCGACAGTGAAATGCCCGATCGGCAGACCTATCACCTGCTAACCGGCCTTGTAAAAGACGGACGGCTGGATGAGTCCCTGATCGACCGGTCGGTGCGCCGCATCCTCCATCTGAAATTTGAGCTCGGCCTGTTTGAAGACCCTTATGCCGATGTGGATAAAGCGCTGGAAATCACCGGACATCCCGATCACATCGCGTTCGCGCGCGAAGTAGCCGAACAAAGCATGGTGCTGCTGCAAAACAGAAACGATCTGGCTCCGCTTTCAGTGTCGGATTATCCCACGATTGCCGTGATCGGCCCGAATGCCGCTGATACCCTGCTCGGCTCATACAGCGGTGTTCCGAAGACCTATTACACGGTGCTCGACGGTATCACATCGTATGTCGGTGACCATGCAAATGTGGTCTATGCGCAGGGACCCATAATCACCAAACCCGGACACCGGGAAGACAACGAAGTATTTCCGCCGGATCCCGAAAACGACCGGAAACGGCTCGCCGAGGCGATCTCAGTCGCTGAGAAGGCAGACCTTGTTATCCTCGCGATCGGTGGCAACGAGCTGACGGGACGCGAAGCCTGGGCGGCGCATCATCCCGGAGACCGCCCGGATCTCACACTGCTCGGGTTGCAGGAAGACCTTGTCGACGCTGTCGGCGAGATGGGCGTTCCTTCCGTCGCGTTGATTTTCGGTGCACGGCCGTTGGATCTCGGCAATGTCGCCGAAAAGATCGATGTAGTATTTCAAAACTGGTATCTGGGACAGGAAACCGGCCATGCCGTCGCCAACGTGCTGTTTGGTGAGGTTTCGCCCTCCGCCAAACTTCCGATCAGCTTCCCGCGAACCGCCGGACACATCCCGGCATACTACAATTACAAGCCCTCGGCACGGCGGGTCTACCTCTTTGATGATGTAACCCCGCGATATCATTTCGGATACGGCCTCAGCTATACCACCTTCGAATATGGAAAGCCGGTGTTATCGGACACGCTGCTGGCCGACGGCGGTGAAGTCACCCTCACCATAGACGTAACCAATACCGGTGAGCGCAGCGGTGCGGAAATCGTGCAATTGTACATCAATCAGCAATACCGGTCTGTGACCCGGCCGGTCAAAGAACTCAGGGGCTTCGACAAAGTGTACCTTGAACCGGGCGAAACAGCCGAGGTCTCCTTCACCATCACACCGGAGATGTTCAAATTCTGGAATATCGACATGGAGTTTACCACCGAACCCGGCATGGTAAATGTGATGGTCGGTTCCTCCAGCCGGAATGAAGACCTGCAGGTCACGGAAATGTACCTGCAGTAA
- a CDS encoding endo-1,4-beta-xylanase yields the protein MHKQLLPFLALSLFLATACQTEQTGNADLVLDPPLYEVYEDAFLLGTILNRAQIYADGGEIPTDTVRKARRGYFIEGQIIPQHEGLELGVHHFNQVTAENVMKWEEIHPEPGVYDFDAADRLVDLAEAAGMHITGHTLVWHSQTPNWVFEDENGDPISRDALIERMRDHIHTVAGRYAGRVHSWDVVNEAVSEDGTLRESRWYEIIGEEYLVKAFRFAHEADPEARLFYNDYNMETNPVKRQGAIDLVQYVMDSGAPVHGIGSQSHLNLLDFPDLEDVRQTIIDFAELGIDVAVTELDITVLPSPRSENPDPYVDGLPQEVAEEQAQRYRELFEVYLDHSDVITRVTFWGHMDHSHWLNYLPYERVNHPVLFDRDNQAKPAFQAVYELGAERTR from the coding sequence ATGCACAAACAACTATTACCATTTTTAGCCCTCTCATTATTTCTGGCAACAGCATGCCAAACAGAACAAACCGGCAACGCAGATCTTGTACTGGATCCGCCCTTGTATGAAGTCTATGAAGATGCGTTTCTCCTCGGAACCATTCTGAATCGCGCGCAGATTTACGCCGATGGCGGCGAGATACCGACAGATACCGTCCGCAAGGCTCGGCGCGGCTATTTTATTGAAGGACAAATCATTCCTCAACATGAAGGCCTGGAACTGGGTGTGCATCACTTCAACCAGGTGACCGCTGAAAATGTTATGAAATGGGAGGAGATCCATCCCGAACCGGGGGTCTATGATTTTGATGCCGCCGATCGCCTGGTGGACCTGGCCGAAGCCGCCGGCATGCACATCACGGGCCACACCCTGGTCTGGCACAGCCAGACTCCCAACTGGGTGTTTGAAGATGAAAACGGTGACCCTATCAGCCGCGATGCGTTAATCGAGCGGATGCGCGATCACATCCACACGGTAGCCGGCCGTTACGCCGGACGCGTACATTCATGGGATGTGGTTAACGAGGCGGTGAGTGAAGACGGAACCCTGCGTGAATCCAGATGGTATGAGATCATCGGGGAGGAGTACCTGGTCAAAGCCTTTAGATTTGCCCATGAAGCGGATCCCGAGGCACGGCTCTTCTACAATGACTACAATATGGAGACCAATCCCGTGAAGCGTCAGGGCGCCATCGACCTGGTTCAGTATGTCATGGATAGCGGAGCACCGGTTCACGGTATCGGTTCACAAAGCCACCTGAACCTGCTGGACTTCCCGGATCTGGAGGACGTGAGGCAGACGATTATCGATTTCGCCGAACTTGGTATTGATGTCGCGGTTACAGAGCTGGATATTACCGTGCTACCCTCGCCGCGTAGCGAAAATCCGGATCCGTATGTGGACGGACTTCCGCAGGAAGTGGCGGAAGAACAGGCGCAGCGCTACCGGGAATTGTTCGAAGTTTATCTGGATCACAGTGATGTCATTACACGCGTCACCTTCTGGGGCCACATGGATCACAGCCACTGGCTTAATTATCTGCCCTACGAACGGGTCAACCATCCTGTGCTTTTTGACCGTGACAACCAGGCAAAACCCGCTTTTCAAGCTGTATACGAGCTGGGAGCGGAGCGAACCCGATAA
- a CDS encoding endo-1,4-beta-xylanase, which produces MKSILKKRALFGVFVSAFLFLFATGSVLAEENGNGNGDPNGETGPVPVNVNGSFEDAELGPVEDLTGIPGWVLELGGDADADFEIVDYDAQDGEKSLRTTVNAVGANAWNIQVIGDGIPVEPGASYLMSVWMKAENDGPVDVTIGNYDFNEYGRSSQNLVAGEWTLYELDFTVTDQETEIRAPLHFSFGDNVGNVIYVDNLQIVLTQEAPARRMPVVVDLAEGQVGSFFEVSTEEDGDDSFEYITITQDGWDIADPADPDWSDIWASPISEDHIVTLEVTFPYAGEYKLYMRGRVGPGAADDDSFFYPDSLRGEMAAEDTTWLFANQIDVAGYSEPGEWVTDGGAAGVGIWKWLNISDGNYHNDGVTYHVDSDDTTIVFQIGGRETDFDMHRIAFGRADLFYTVNMLNNVQPGVSEIPDDPIEIHPGPPLADGLDKFLGNIWEPPQLENFENYWNQVAPENAGKWGSVERTRGEYNWTNLDAAYNLAKDNGWPFRFHVLVWGSQQPAWIDDLSEEEQLQAVEDWFRAVAERYPDIDHLEVVNEPGFANPPYMDALGGSGETGWDWIITAFEMARDIFPSHTKLMINHFGILSGGSNLHQHLNIIELLQERDLIDAIGVQGHHFTMQNITRSTLTSSLNQLAATGLPITVTEYDAAGRPTGDENVNDPDFPQDESDANQLEVYQRTFPVIWEHPGVEGVTLWGWRLGGWRPGRQMNLVRANGEERPALKWLIEYMDEYRHMPTDADLYADEQPTQFRLHGNYPNPFNPTTQIRYEISDQANVSLKVYDITGRLVQTLVSNTTQTPGQYSVTFDGSNLASGVYLYRLQAGSFSDVQRMMLVK; this is translated from the coding sequence ATGAAATCGATACTGAAAAAACGCGCGCTTTTTGGAGTGTTCGTCAGTGCTTTCCTGTTTCTGTTTGCCACCGGAAGTGTCCTGGCGGAAGAGAACGGAAATGGCAATGGAGATCCTAACGGAGAAACCGGACCGGTTCCGGTTAATGTCAATGGTAGTTTCGAGGACGCGGAGCTGGGTCCGGTTGAAGACCTTACGGGTATTCCGGGCTGGGTGCTTGAACTGGGTGGAGATGCCGATGCCGATTTCGAAATCGTCGACTATGATGCCCAGGATGGTGAAAAGTCGCTCCGGACTACCGTCAATGCAGTTGGTGCCAACGCCTGGAATATTCAGGTTATCGGTGACGGCATCCCGGTAGAGCCCGGTGCATCCTACCTTATGAGTGTGTGGATGAAGGCGGAAAACGACGGTCCGGTCGATGTCACCATTGGTAATTATGATTTCAATGAGTACGGCCGTTCCAGCCAGAACCTGGTAGCCGGTGAGTGGACTCTTTACGAACTGGATTTTACCGTGACCGATCAGGAGACGGAAATCCGGGCACCGCTCCATTTCAGTTTTGGCGATAACGTCGGTAATGTGATTTATGTGGATAACCTGCAGATCGTTCTCACGCAAGAGGCTCCCGCTCGAAGAATGCCTGTTGTGGTTGACCTTGCGGAAGGCCAGGTCGGCAGCTTTTTTGAAGTTTCGACCGAAGAGGATGGAGACGACAGCTTTGAATATATCACCATAACCCAGGATGGCTGGGATATCGCCGATCCGGCTGATCCCGATTGGTCGGATATCTGGGCAAGTCCGATCAGTGAAGATCATATTGTTACCCTTGAGGTAACCTTTCCCTATGCCGGTGAATACAAGCTTTACATGCGCGGCCGTGTTGGTCCCGGTGCAGCCGACGACGACAGCTTTTTCTATCCCGATAGCCTGAGGGGTGAAATGGCCGCAGAGGATACCACATGGCTGTTTGCCAACCAAATTGATGTGGCCGGCTATAGCGAGCCCGGTGAATGGGTGACCGATGGTGGCGCTGCGGGCGTGGGAATCTGGAAGTGGCTGAATATTTCCGATGGCAACTACCACAATGACGGTGTGACCTACCATGTCGACAGCGACGATACCACCATCGTCTTCCAGATCGGTGGCCGCGAAACCGACTTCGATATGCATCGTATTGCCTTCGGGCGTGCCGACCTGTTTTACACGGTCAATATGCTGAACAACGTGCAGCCCGGTGTTTCCGAGATTCCGGATGATCCGATCGAAATTCATCCTGGACCGCCGCTTGCCGATGGCCTTGACAAGTTCCTTGGAAACATCTGGGAACCTCCGCAGCTTGAGAACTTTGAAAATTACTGGAACCAGGTTGCGCCGGAAAATGCCGGAAAATGGGGCAGTGTCGAGAGAACCCGCGGAGAATACAACTGGACCAACCTGGATGCGGCTTACAACCTTGCCAAGGACAATGGCTGGCCGTTCCGGTTCCATGTTCTGGTCTGGGGCTCGCAACAACCCGCCTGGATTGATGATCTGTCCGAGGAAGAGCAACTGCAGGCTGTCGAAGACTGGTTCAGGGCCGTTGCGGAACGCTATCCGGATATCGACCACCTGGAAGTGGTCAACGAGCCCGGTTTTGCAAATCCACCGTATATGGATGCGCTTGGCGGTTCGGGCGAAACCGGGTGGGACTGGATCATCACCGCTTTTGAAATGGCACGTGATATCTTCCCCTCCCATACCAAGCTGATGATCAACCATTTTGGTATTCTCAGCGGCGGTAGCAACCTGCATCAGCATCTCAATATCATTGAACTGTTGCAGGAGCGGGATCTGATTGACGCGATCGGTGTTCAGGGGCATCATTTCACGATGCAAAATATTACCCGTTCAACACTGACAAGCAGCCTGAATCAACTTGCAGCAACGGGATTACCGATCACTGTAACCGAGTATGACGCTGCAGGAAGGCCAACGGGTGATGAAAATGTTAATGATCCGGATTTCCCGCAGGATGAATCCGATGCGAATCAGCTGGAGGTGTATCAGCGTACCTTCCCGGTTATCTGGGAGCATCCGGGTGTCGAGGGTGTTACGCTTTGGGGATGGAGATTGGGCGGCTGGCGCCCAGGTCGTCAGATGAACCTCGTTCGTGCCAACGGAGAGGAACGTCCTGCGTTGAAATGGCTGATCGAATACATGGATGAGTACCGGCATATGCCTACGGATGCCGATTTGTATGCAGATGAGCAGCCGACACAGTTCCGCTTGCACGGCAACTATCCGAACCCGTTCAACCCGACTACACAGATTCGCTACGAGATCTCCGATCAGGCGAACGTATCGCTGAAGGTGTATGACATTACCGGACGCCTTGTGCAGACGCTGGTCAGTAATACCACACAGACACCGGGTCAGTACAGCGTGACCTTCGACGGCAGCAACCTGGCCAGTGGCGTCTATCTGTATCGCCTGCAGGCGGGATCATTCAGTGATGTTCAGCGCATGATGCTGGTGAAGTAG